A window of the Mucilaginibacter sp. cycad4 genome harbors these coding sequences:
- a CDS encoding DUF6728 family protein produces the protein MYFFRKKDPNRPDNFNLRVMHFINALAIIMFLAGIIWKLVQVFILKK, from the coding sequence ATGTATTTCTTCAGGAAAAAAGACCCAAACAGGCCCGATAATTTTAATTTGAGGGTAATGCATTTTATTAATGCATTGGCCATTATCATGTTTCTGGCCGGGATTATCTGGAAACTGGTACAAGTGTTTATACTAAAAAAATGA
- a CDS encoding RidA family protein has protein sequence MKTIINTNNAPAPIGPYSQATLAGGFLFVSGQIPIDPLSGEIISSDIKAETTQVMENIKAILTEAGLAFDNIVKTSIFLTDLQNFAQVNEVYGTYFTADFPARETIQVSALPKGVNVEISVIAVK, from the coding sequence ATGAAAACAATCATCAATACCAACAATGCACCTGCCCCTATAGGGCCATATAGCCAGGCTACTTTAGCCGGTGGTTTTTTATTTGTTTCGGGCCAGATTCCTATCGACCCGCTAAGCGGCGAGATCATTAGCAGCGATATCAAAGCTGAAACTACACAGGTAATGGAAAATATTAAAGCCATTTTAACGGAGGCAGGTTTAGCGTTTGACAACATTGTTAAAACAAGCATCTTTTTAACCGACCTGCAAAACTTTGCGCAGGTTAACGAGGTTTACGGCACTTATTTTACTGCCGATTTTCCGGCCCGCGAAACCATCCAGGTATCCGCTTTACCAAAAGGCGTAAATGTTGAGATCTCGGTTATTGCAGTTAAGTAA
- the recG gene encoding ATP-dependent DNA helicase RecG, translated as MDPFQTPLVYLKGVGQSRAEVLKKELELHTFEHLLRHFPFRYIDRTRFYKVREIREELPYVQVLARVINKEIVGEKQSRRLVVKAKDDTGIIELVWFKGVNWIEKTIIPGKVYILFGKPGFFNMLPQMAHPEMELYMPGAQKQGNLSLQPVYNSTEKLKQFSLDSKGIQKLTAVLLDLHAKDIRENLPLYIINQFKLLNRAEAYRNIHFPGDTTLLNEALLRLKFEELFLLQLKLLKNKLLHTQKFKGNVFDKVGHYFNEFYHNKLPFTLTDPQKRVLKEIRQDTQRGIQMNRLLQGDVGSGKTVVALMSMLIAIDNGFQTCIMAPTEILANQHYQTIKSLVGDDFIEVALLTGSTRQKDRKVLHQKLEEGTLKILVGTHALIEDKVQFKNLGFVVIDEQHRFGVEQRAKLWRKNAVPPHILVMTATPIPRTLAMTLYGDLDVSVIDQLPAGRKPIQTVHFFENQRLRMFGFMKREIALGRQIYVVYPLIQESEKLDLKNLQDGIEAMSREFPLPDYRLSIVHGKMKPAEKDFEMQRFIKGETQIMVATTVIEVGVNVPNASVMIIENAERFGLSQLHQLRGRVGRGAEQSYCILMSSHKLSHDGKIRLDTMVKTNNGFEISEIDLQLRGPGNIEGTQQSGIVDLKLANLATDQELLFKVRKCVETIFEKDPQLAHPENQVLHHAFETKSAGLSWDKIS; from the coding sequence ATGGATCCTTTTCAAACGCCGCTTGTATATTTAAAAGGTGTAGGCCAGTCAAGGGCCGAAGTTTTGAAAAAGGAGCTCGAGCTGCATACTTTTGAGCATCTGCTGCGCCATTTCCCGTTTAGGTATATTGACCGCACCCGCTTTTACAAGGTAAGAGAAATACGGGAAGAGCTGCCTTATGTACAGGTGCTTGCCCGGGTTATCAACAAAGAAATTGTCGGTGAAAAACAATCCCGCCGCCTGGTGGTAAAGGCTAAAGACGACACAGGGATTATTGAACTGGTGTGGTTTAAGGGGGTTAACTGGATAGAGAAGACCATAATACCAGGTAAGGTTTACATACTGTTTGGCAAGCCCGGCTTCTTTAATATGTTGCCCCAGATGGCGCATCCCGAAATGGAATTATACATGCCGGGCGCTCAAAAGCAGGGTAACCTATCCTTGCAGCCTGTTTACAACTCGACAGAAAAGCTTAAGCAGTTTTCACTGGACAGCAAAGGGATCCAAAAGCTTACCGCAGTATTGCTCGATCTGCATGCGAAGGACATTCGCGAAAACCTGCCTTTATATATTATAAACCAGTTTAAACTCCTTAACCGGGCCGAGGCTTACCGTAATATTCACTTCCCGGGGGATACTACTTTACTTAATGAAGCATTGCTCCGTTTAAAGTTTGAGGAGTTGTTCCTTCTTCAACTTAAATTACTTAAAAATAAGTTGCTTCATACACAAAAGTTTAAAGGGAATGTGTTTGATAAAGTAGGACATTATTTTAATGAATTTTATCATAACAAACTACCTTTTACTTTAACCGATCCGCAGAAGCGGGTGCTGAAGGAGATTAGGCAAGATACCCAGCGGGGCATACAAATGAACCGTCTGCTACAGGGTGATGTGGGCAGCGGTAAAACCGTAGTAGCGCTGATGAGTATGCTGATAGCTATTGATAACGGTTTTCAAACCTGTATCATGGCGCCTACTGAGATCCTGGCCAACCAGCATTATCAAACTATTAAAAGCCTGGTAGGCGATGATTTTATTGAAGTAGCCTTATTAACCGGTTCAACCAGGCAAAAAGATCGTAAGGTATTGCATCAAAAGCTTGAAGAAGGTACGCTTAAAATATTAGTTGGTACCCATGCCCTTATTGAAGATAAAGTACAGTTTAAAAACCTGGGTTTTGTGGTAATTGACGAGCAGCACCGCTTTGGGGTTGAGCAGCGGGCCAAACTTTGGCGAAAAAATGCTGTTCCGCCGCATATATTGGTGATGACGGCTACACCTATCCCCCGTACGCTTGCTATGACATTATATGGCGACCTGGATGTGTCAGTGATTGACCAGCTGCCGGCCGGCCGTAAACCTATTCAAACTGTTCATTTTTTTGAGAACCAGCGTTTACGGATGTTTGGTTTTATGAAACGGGAGATAGCATTAGGCAGGCAGATCTACGTAGTATATCCGCTGATCCAGGAAAGTGAAAAGCTCGACCTTAAAAATCTGCAGGACGGTATCGAAGCCATGTCGCGCGAGTTTCCGCTGCCTGATTACCGGCTTAGTATCGTTCACGGTAAAATGAAGCCGGCCGAAAAAGATTTTGAAATGCAGCGTTTTATTAAAGGTGAAACGCAGATTATGGTGGCTACTACCGTAATAGAAGTGGGGGTGAATGTACCCAACGCCTCTGTTATGATCATTGAAAATGCCGAGCGTTTTGGCCTGTCGCAATTGCACCAGCTAAGGGGTAGGGTTGGGCGCGGGGCTGAACAGTCCTATTGTATTTTGATGAGCAGCCACAAATTAAGCCACGATGGCAAGATCAGGTTGGATACCATGGTAAAAACCAATAACGGCTTTGAAATTTCGGAGATAGACCTGCAGCTGCGGGGACCGGGCAATATTGAAGGTACCCAGCAAAGCGGCATAGTTGATCTGAAACTGGCCAACCTGGCCACCGATCAGGAACTGCTTTTTAAAGTACGCAAATGCGTTGAAACTATATTTGAAAAAGACCCTCAACTGGCCCATCCCGAAAACCAGGTACTGCATCATGCTTTTGAAACTAAAAGCGCGGGGTTGAGTTGGGATAAGATATCGTAG
- a CDS encoding M20/M25/M40 family metallo-hydrolase — protein MKKFTLLFSAALLCTQVKAQDSLTIRKMYDEALVNGQCYENLHYLCKNIGQRLSGSANAQKAVDWSKKLMDGYGFDKVYLQEVMVPHWVRGAKEEAAIIDGKTHIPVPIVALGMSIATPKAGITANVIEVKSIKELEGLGESVVKGKIVFFNRAFDPRFIETGMAYGTAGDQRFMGPAVAAKLGAAGVIVRSLTEIIDDYPHTGATLAAPGSKMIPAAAISTKAANKLSAMLKMRKFPAAKFYFKQNCELLPDVKSYNVIGEITGSENPNKFITVGGHLDSWDLAEGAHDDGTGVMQSVEVLRIFKAVGYKPKNSVRAVFFMNEENGHKGGTKYAELAAQNKEQHIAAIETDEGGFTPRGFSFADVSKDFIKKVNDNFKSILEPYDVDKLTIGGAGTDIEPMKETVPGVVLIGFRPDSQRYFDLHHTAKDVFENVNKRELELGAAGMAAFIYLIDQHGL, from the coding sequence ATGAAGAAATTTACCCTCCTATTTTCTGCCGCGTTGCTGTGCACACAAGTTAAAGCACAGGACTCATTAACTATCCGCAAAATGTACGACGAAGCATTGGTAAACGGCCAGTGTTATGAAAACCTCCACTACCTGTGTAAAAATATAGGCCAGCGCCTTAGTGGCTCCGCCAATGCTCAAAAGGCTGTCGACTGGAGCAAAAAGCTAATGGATGGCTATGGTTTCGACAAAGTTTACCTGCAGGAAGTGATGGTGCCGCATTGGGTACGCGGAGCAAAAGAGGAGGCTGCTATTATTGATGGCAAAACCCACATTCCCGTACCAATTGTTGCCTTAGGTATGTCGATAGCAACACCTAAAGCTGGTATTACTGCCAACGTTATAGAAGTTAAAAGTATTAAGGAGCTTGAAGGCCTTGGCGAGAGTGTGGTGAAAGGAAAGATCGTTTTTTTTAACCGCGCATTCGATCCGCGTTTTATTGAAACAGGTATGGCTTACGGTACCGCCGGCGATCAGCGTTTTATGGGCCCGGCTGTAGCCGCGAAACTTGGTGCAGCCGGTGTAATAGTACGTTCGCTTACTGAAATCATTGATGATTACCCGCATACAGGCGCTACGCTTGCTGCCCCGGGCAGTAAAATGATCCCGGCTGCGGCTATATCAACCAAAGCGGCCAATAAGCTGAGCGCCATGCTTAAAATGAGGAAATTCCCGGCGGCTAAGTTTTACTTTAAACAAAACTGTGAGTTATTGCCCGATGTGAAATCGTACAACGTTATAGGCGAGATCACCGGTTCTGAAAACCCTAATAAATTTATTACTGTTGGTGGACACCTTGACTCGTGGGATTTGGCCGAAGGTGCTCATGATGATGGTACCGGTGTAATGCAGTCGGTTGAAGTACTGCGTATTTTTAAGGCAGTTGGCTATAAACCTAAAAATTCGGTACGTGCTGTGTTTTTCATGAACGAGGAGAATGGTCATAAAGGTGGCACCAAATATGCCGAGTTAGCCGCCCAAAACAAAGAACAGCACATTGCGGCTATTGAAACCGACGAAGGCGGCTTTACCCCCCGCGGTTTCAGCTTTGCGGATGTATCAAAAGATTTTATCAAAAAAGTGAATGATAATTTCAAATCAATCCTGGAGCCGTATGATGTTGACAAGTTAACCATCGGAGGAGCAGGTACCGATATTGAACCGATGAAAGAAACGGTACCCGGAGTAGTGCTTATTGGCTTCCGCCCGGATTCGCAAAGATATTTTGACCTGCACCATACCGCTAAAGATGTTTTTGAAAACGTGAACAAACGTGAGCTTGAGCTTGGTGCAGCCGGCATGGCAGCATTTATTTATCTGATTGATCAGCATGGGCTTTAA
- a CDS encoding MFS transporter has translation MTEEGDSKPQKVDSFAALRYKDFRSYIGMRFCFTFAYSMQAVVLGFYIYSITHSKIALGYIGLCEAIPAIGIALYGGYIADKSEKRKMLLLIFSGVLLTSLVMFTVTLKSMSGIIHTGWIVPIMYTMIFCNGIARAFYGPATFTIYANSIPKELYPNGSTWSSSSWQVASILGPAAGGLLYGYADKVIPGLTGITAVFGCILFLLVVSLMLVFMLRKYPAQYVPKESIWKSLSEGIHFVFSNKMMIGAMSLDLFSVFFGGAVALLPVFANEILKVGAEGLGVMRAMSSLGAVLTMLVMTRFSPMGKPWRNLLIAVTGFGLSIICFGLSTNFYLSLLFIFTEGAFDSISVIIRGTLMQLLTPDHMRGRVSAVNQMFIGSSNEIGAFESGTAAQLLGTVPSVLFGGSMTMIIVGITYLKTKKLIPLSLQQIHAPGEEGIKEA, from the coding sequence GTGACCGAAGAAGGCGATAGTAAACCTCAAAAAGTAGACTCCTTTGCAGCATTGCGTTATAAAGATTTCAGATCTTACATAGGCATGCGTTTTTGTTTCACCTTTGCATATTCCATGCAGGCCGTAGTTCTCGGCTTTTACATTTACAGCATCACTCACAGCAAAATAGCGCTTGGGTACATTGGCTTGTGCGAGGCTATCCCGGCAATAGGAATAGCGCTTTATGGTGGGTATATTGCAGATAAGTCGGAAAAGCGAAAAATGCTTTTGCTTATTTTTAGCGGTGTATTGCTTACCTCATTAGTGATGTTCACCGTTACGCTGAAAAGTATGAGCGGCATTATACACACGGGTTGGATAGTGCCCATTATGTATACTATGATATTTTGTAATGGTATAGCACGTGCTTTTTACGGCCCCGCTACTTTTACTATTTATGCTAATAGTATCCCTAAAGAGTTATATCCCAATGGCAGCACCTGGAGCAGCAGCAGCTGGCAGGTGGCATCTATTTTGGGTCCGGCGGCCGGTGGTTTGCTTTATGGTTATGCCGATAAGGTGATCCCGGGTTTAACGGGCATTACCGCTGTTTTTGGCTGTATCCTGTTTCTGTTGGTGGTATCATTGATGTTGGTTTTCATGCTCAGAAAATATCCTGCCCAATACGTCCCTAAAGAAAGTATCTGGAAAAGCCTTTCAGAAGGGATTCACTTTGTGTTTAGTAATAAGATGATGATTGGCGCCATGAGCCTTGATCTGTTTTCGGTGTTTTTTGGAGGCGCAGTCGCTTTGCTGCCGGTTTTTGCCAATGAGATATTGAAAGTAGGCGCCGAAGGCTTGGGTGTTATGCGGGCGATGTCGTCATTGGGGGCGGTATTAACTATGTTGGTGATGACCCGTTTTTCGCCAATGGGAAAACCCTGGCGTAACCTGCTTATTGCGGTAACCGGTTTTGGTTTGTCAATCATATGCTTCGGCCTGTCGACTAATTTTTATCTCTCGCTGCTATTTATATTTACCGAAGGGGCTTTTGACAGTATCAGTGTGATCATCCGCGGTACACTGATGCAGCTTTTAACGCCCGATCATATGCGCGGCAGGGTATCGGCGGTTAACCAAATGTTTATCGGTTCATCAAATGAGATTGGTGCTTTTGAATCGGGCACGGCAGCACAACTGCTGGGCACTGTTCCATCGGTGTTATTTGGCGGTAGCATGACTATGATTATTGTAGGTATTACATACTTGAAAACTAAAAAGCTGATCCCACTATCGCTGCAGCAGATTCACGCTCCAGGTGAAGAAGGGATAAAGGAAGCGTAG
- a CDS encoding SDR family oxidoreductase, giving the protein MKKVILVTGASSGIGLACANALQAAGHTVYGSSRNLDRMKSVSFKPVQLDVTDDASVKAAIDTIIKAEGKIDVLVNNAGNGVTGPAYAMPVESAKQQFEVNFFGVIRVSSAVLPGMIEKGQGLIVNISSLAGLFGLPYQGMYSASKYAIEGYSQSLRMELRNTGVKVTLLNPGDFKSDFSQNRAKVKFPIKNDKLETEYNAAVSAMEKDESIAPSPESLAKKLVSIVATSSPKHRYLVGQVGQTIVPTLKAILPGGLFEKLMNDHYGIK; this is encoded by the coding sequence ATGAAAAAGGTAATATTAGTAACAGGAGCATCTTCTGGTATTGGCCTGGCTTGTGCCAATGCGCTGCAGGCAGCAGGCCATACGGTTTACGGCTCATCGCGTAATCTCGACCGCATGAAATCCGTATCGTTTAAACCTGTTCAACTTGATGTTACCGACGATGCTTCGGTGAAGGCAGCTATCGATACCATTATTAAGGCAGAAGGCAAAATTGATGTATTGGTGAATAATGCCGGTAATGGGGTAACTGGTCCGGCGTATGCTATGCCAGTTGAAAGCGCAAAGCAACAGTTTGAGGTTAATTTTTTTGGTGTGATCCGTGTTAGCTCGGCAGTACTGCCTGGTATGATCGAAAAAGGCCAGGGCCTTATCGTAAACATCAGCTCATTGGCTGGCTTATTCGGGTTGCCATATCAAGGTATGTACAGCGCTTCAAAATATGCTATCGAAGGTTATTCACAAAGCTTAAGGATGGAACTGCGCAACACCGGTGTTAAGGTAACCCTGCTTAACCCAGGCGACTTTAAATCAGATTTTAGCCAAAACCGCGCAAAAGTCAAATTCCCAATCAAGAACGATAAACTGGAAACTGAATATAATGCAGCAGTTTCCGCTATGGAAAAGGATGAAAGCATCGCCCCAAGTCCTGAATCGTTAGCTAAGAAGTTGGTTTCGATAGTGGCTACATCAAGCCCTAAACATCGTTACCTGGTAGGGCAGGTTGGCCAAACCATTGTACCTACGCTGAAAGCGATTTTGCCGGGTGGTTTGTTCGAGAAATTGATGAATGACCATTATGGGATAAAGTAA